In Sphingobium sp. Z007, one DNA window encodes the following:
- a CDS encoding molybdopterin-binding protein: MADPTRIWTAALIVIGDEILSGRTQDKNIAQVASWLGVQGIRLREVRVVPDVQDAIVEAVNTLRARNDYLFTTGGIGPTHDDITVDAIAAALGVDVEVHEGARAILSAYYETRGGLTEARLRMARVPVGADLIENRMSGAPGIRHGNIFIMAGVPYITAGMLDSLTGTLEGGLPLLSATIGCWVAESEIADLLASTERAHGDCQIGSYPFFREGRTGANFVIRSTDGTRLDACTADLSAALERGGWTVTAGGI, encoded by the coding sequence ATGGCCGATCCAACCCGCATCTGGACCGCAGCGCTGATCGTGATCGGCGACGAAATCCTGTCTGGCCGCACCCAGGACAAAAATATCGCCCAGGTCGCCAGTTGGCTGGGTGTGCAGGGCATCCGACTGCGCGAAGTGCGCGTGGTGCCCGACGTGCAGGACGCGATCGTCGAGGCGGTCAACACGCTGCGCGCCCGCAACGACTATCTGTTCACGACCGGCGGGATCGGCCCGACCCATGATGACATCACAGTCGATGCGATCGCGGCGGCGCTCGGGGTGGACGTGGAAGTCCATGAAGGCGCACGCGCTATCTTGTCAGCCTATTATGAGACACGCGGCGGGCTGACCGAGGCTCGGCTGCGTATGGCGCGCGTGCCGGTCGGCGCGGACCTTATCGAAAATCGCATGTCCGGTGCGCCGGGCATCCGTCATGGCAACATCTTCATCATGGCTGGCGTGCCCTATATTACTGCGGGCATGCTAGACAGCCTGACCGGCACGCTGGAAGGGGGGCTGCCATTGCTGTCCGCGACGATCGGCTGCTGGGTGGCGGAAAGCGAGATCGCCGACCTGCTCGCCTCAACCGAACGCGCGCATGGAGATTGCCAGATCGGCAGCTATCCGTTTTTCCGCGAGGGCCGCACCGGCGCTAATTTCGTGATTCGCTCTACCGATGGGACGAGGCTGGACGCCTGCACAGCCGATCTTAGCGCCGCGCTGGAACGCGGCGGCTGGACCGTGACGGCGGGCGGGATTTAG
- a CDS encoding cytochrome c family protein: protein MPLATVSKLFVLTALCAASAPAFAQAGDPAKGKTVFARCALCHDVKAGPKKMGPSLAGIFGRTSGTMAGFAYSPAMQKAKIRWDAKSIDAFLTKPSGLVPGNRMAFAGVPNAVDRANLIAYLKAEAK, encoded by the coding sequence ATGCCGCTTGCGACTGTATCGAAACTGTTCGTGCTGACCGCCCTGTGCGCAGCCAGCGCCCCTGCATTCGCGCAGGCCGGAGATCCAGCCAAAGGCAAAACGGTGTTCGCCCGCTGCGCGCTATGCCATGATGTGAAGGCTGGGCCCAAGAAGATGGGTCCGTCGCTCGCGGGGATATTCGGCCGCACGTCGGGCACCATGGCGGGCTTCGCCTATTCACCCGCGATGCAGAAGGCGAAGATTCGCTGGGACGCCAAGAGTATCGATGCGTTCCTGACCAAGCCTAGCGGGCTGGTCCCGGGCAACCGCATGGCCTTCGCGGGGGTGCCCAATGCTGTCGATCGCGCCAACCTGATCGCCTATCTCAAGGCAGAAGCCAAGTAG
- a CDS encoding HU family DNA-binding protein, producing MNNSDLADAIAGELGLTKADARKAVDAVFSAIAAAAAKGDEISLNGFGKFKVKESAAREGRNPSTGETIQIAASKKLGFSPAKAVKDRLNG from the coding sequence ATGAACAATAGTGATCTCGCTGATGCGATCGCCGGCGAACTTGGTCTCACAAAGGCAGATGCTCGCAAGGCCGTCGATGCGGTTTTTTCGGCAATCGCGGCCGCAGCTGCCAAGGGGGACGAAATTTCGCTGAATGGCTTTGGCAAATTCAAAGTCAAAGAAAGCGCTGCGCGCGAGGGGCGCAATCCCTCGACTGGCGAGACGATTCAGATTGCCGCTTCCAAAAAGCTCGGTTTTTCGCCGGCAAAAGCCGTCAAGGATCGGCTGAACGGATGA